The nucleotide window AGAGCCATGACCATGCCGACACTGACCGAGGTGATGACGACCAGCGGAGTTGATCTGACGCCCACTTGGTAGATTTGTTCGCCCAAGAGCTTCCAATAAAGACGTGTCGTGAAGAACTCTTTGAAGATCTCACGGGATAGCATTCCCACGCCGCCCAGGAAATGCAGCAATTCGTAAATGAAGGGTGCTAAGGGAAGAGCCATTAAGTTCATTATGGTGCCTTAAAGTCTACTTTGAATTTTTCAAAATCATTGAGTTCCATCGGGAACTGTTTTTGTAATCCGCCATAAGTCATCGTGTAAGTGCAGCCATTTTTTTTGAAAATTAAAAGTGCCATCTGCACCGGGACGCCATCAAGCTCGCCCTTGGAAATACTTTGACGTGCTTCTCGACCATTGTAGATCAAAGTTTCAGAACTTACGGTTTGCAGTTTGTTCATGGCACTTAAGGATTCATTTTCAATTGCTTGCAGGCTCATGTCGCCGGGGCCACCGCATTCTGAAAGGTATGAAATGGTGTTGCCTGTTTTTGAACTCAGCCAAGCGCGGTCCGCATTGACGGCCTTGATCTTTTCAAATGGAGATTTGGGTTCAGACAGCTGCACATCCTTGGCTGACGTGACTTTCCCGCCAGGCAATTGGACAGAAACGCAGCCTCCAAAAAGGAGACCGAGCAGAATACATGTGATGCAAAATCTTAGATGGTTTCTCATAGCACCTATCTATCGGAATTTTCTATCAATTAATTCAGTGTTCTTGTTTCACTCTGCGAGAATCAGGACTAAGGTCGCTGTCATGTCTTTGTCAGGCCTGACAAAGATTCTATGAAACTTTTTGCCCATCTTGAACATATTTGCCAATAGACCTTAGAAAGGGGTGGCATCCTCTGTGCATTGGCATGGTGAAGGGAAAAGGGGTTCAAGGAGTGAACGCTTTACGTAATGTTCTTGTGGCAGGATGCCTGATCTTTAGTCTAGTTCCAGCATTGGCGGCGTCCGTCAATGGCGCCATTAGTTTTCAAGGTGACACTGTTCATCTTGAGCTTTCGGGGCAACAAAATTGGGACTACGACGTGAAACGCAGTGAAAGCAAAGGCAAGACTGTTGTTGAGATGACGGTTCCTGCGCTTGATGACAGCACAGTTCAAGCTTTGAATAATTTTAAAAGCGAAATGGTGACTCAAGTTTCAGTGGATCGCAAAGGTCCCGATGGCAAGTACTTGGTTTACTTCACATTATCCGGTGCCAGCATTGATACTTTTGATTATTTGACGGATCAGCCATCACGTTTGATCGTCGACTTTTATGTGAATCCTTCAGCAAAAGCGGATAAGAAATCCGTTGCGAAAAAAGAACCAACAACAAAAGCAGATTCAGCAAAGTCATCGAAAGCATTGGCTAAAAATAAAACTGATAAAACCAGAACGCCAGCGACTGCGGATGCTCTTGCCATTGCAGATCAAGGTGCTGCGGTCGCTCTAAATGATTCGGCGGCTCAAAGAGGCATTTTTGATGGTGGCGATCCCAACTACGAACGCTTCACGATCAAGCCTTATGATATTAAGGAAGAGTCAGTCATTCGTGCCAAAGATAACTATTATATCCCATTCCCGATGCTTGAGACCCCGGTGTCTTATTGGGAAAAGCTTAAGAACACTCCGACAATTTATGAAATCTCTCCGAAGCCGACGGACGAGAATAAGCAAGCTCGATTGCTTCTGACTTTATTTGAAAAGCAAAGATATGCGGTATATCTGAAAACAGTTCAGTGGTTTAAAGAAAAATATCCGACGTCGCAATACAACGAAGTCATCGACTTTATGACTGCGGATGTGCACTTGGCTTTGTCACAAGGTGCTGAGCATGCGAAGAGCTATGAAGATGCCATTCAAAAATATAAAGAAGCTATTGCGAAATATCCTCAATCACCTTTGGCTGAGCGCACGTCTTTAAAGATTGGCTATCTGGCTCTAGAACGTGGTGATAATCTTGCCGCTCTTCGTCTGTTCAATGAGCATATTGCGAATAAAAACTTTGGCGGCAAAGAGTCCTTGTCCAAAGACCTTGCGCGCATGGGGTCTGGCCTTGCTTACATGAGACTGAACAGATGGGAAGATGCGGTTGCTCAGTATGAAGATATCGAAAAAAATTCCATTCATCGTGATTTAAAAGTTGAGGCAGCTTACCGCCGTGGTGATGTTTGGATCAAAGCAAAGAACTACGCAAAAGCGACTAGCGAATACCAAAATGCATTGAAGAAATATCCTGAAGGTCAAACCTTCTTCCCGAATGCCTATTACAATCAGGCGGAGTCTTTGTTTGGAATGCAGAAGTATCCGCAAAGTTTGGATTTGTATCGCGAATTTGTAAAAAAATTCCCATCCAGCGAACACGCACCATTTGCGATGACTCGCATGGGTGAATTGCTGGAAATCCTGGGCGCGGATAAGTCTCGCGTGATGGGCGCCTATCTTGAAACTTATTTCCGCTATGGTGAAAATCCAAGTGCGGTGATTTCACGTTTGCGTCTGCTGTCAACCCGTATGAAGGGCATGAAACCAAAAGAGACGGATAATGCAGTAAAAGAAATCATGTCTTTGGCAAAGAAAGTGGATCTTCCAAATATCGAACAATTCGCAACTGTCATGGTGGCGGATGGTTACACCCAACGTGGTGAATTTGATAAATCTATTTCACTGCTTTCAAAATACTACAAAGAGCATCCAACGAGCGTTGATATTCCTTTGATGACTCAAAGGATTGTGACCAATATCAACAACAAGCTGGAAGATCAGGTCAATGATGGAAACTTTATTGGCGCGTTGAAAACGCACAATCAATATTCTGACAGCTGGTTGAAAAACTCAAAACGTCTGGATACAAAATTCAATGTCGGCCGCGCCTTTGAAATGGCCGGAGTCCCGATTGAATCTGAAAAGTATTATAAAGATGTCCTAAATAGAGTTTATGCGATTCGTGGAACTCCGGAAGCAAAAGAGATCAGTGTTAAAGAACGAGTTCCTACAGAAGATGAGTTGAATCTGCGCCTTGCTGCGGTTTCCACGAACGAGCAGAAATACAATCAAGCCTATGAGTACCTTAAGAATGTAAAGACTCCGGAAAAACTTTCTGAGTTGGAACAGATTGAGCGCGTGAATATCGCAGTTCGTCTTTTGGAAAGACGCGGAGATAATGAGTCAGCTATTCGTTATTTGGGCGAGTTGCTTCGCACTTGGAAAGGCCAACCGGAACTTGTCGCGGAACCTTACTTGAAATTGGCGGAACTGCAAATCAAACAAGGCAAAAAAGATGAGGCCCTTCAGGCTTTGGGCATGATTGATAAGCTTTCGAAAGATTCTGACCACGTTTCACCGGTCGTTCATGCGAAAGCACTGGAATCAATGGGTGATATCTACTTGGCAAAGAACTCCAAAGATCAGGCGATTGATGCTTATCAAACGCTTTTGGAAAAATACGAACAGACGCGTCCGTTGTCGTCAATTCGCTATAAGTTGGGTCAAATTTATTTCAAACGCGGCGACATGCAATTGGCTGCCGAAACTTGGAATGAATTTAAAGGGGAGAAAAGTGGTTTCTGGAAGAACTTAGCCCAGGAACAGCTTAAGAACTCTGAATGGCGCGATGGTTATAAGAAATATATTAAACGTATCCCAGCAATGTCTGAAAAAGAAAGTAAGTAGGAGAGTGGATGTCGTACTTTGATTTTGATGCATTACACATCGAAGACAGAAAAATGAACGAGGCGAAACAGTTGAGCCTTCAGTTGGCGCCAACTCAAGCCAGTCTTCTGATTGTTGGTGACGCGGGTGTGGGTAAAACAAGCTTGGCTCGTTATATCTATACAAAAAGCCGTTCTCCGCGTCTTTATGTTTTGGAATGCAGAAACCCCGGTGGTTTTGATTTTTCAAGAGTCGACGGCGGAACGTTGATGATTGAAGACCTGGATTGCGCTTCATCGGCTTTGCAAACTGAGTTGATGAAATTGGCAGAACGTACGGATGGAACAAAACCTCGTTTCATTTCGACATCACGCCGTGATTTGCGTGCAATGGTAAAGCAAGATCAGTTCCGTCAGGATTTGTTCTATAAAGTTGCCGTTGTTCATTTGGAGCTTCCTCGTTTGGAAGATCGTTCAGTGGATTTCCAGAATATTGTGAATTTTATTTTGGAAGTTTCACAAATCATGCACGGTAAGAGTGGCTTGCGCTTGGCCGCCGATGCCTATTCCCGTTTGAATTCATGGAATTGGCCGGGAAATATTCGCGAACTTGAAAATGTGATTGAGCGCTCTGTGGTTCTTGCAAAAAATTCAACGATTGGCCCTGAAGCTATTCAGTTTGAGGCCGTCGCTGAGGATATGTCGGTGGATTTTGCTCCCGGAATGTCCCTTTCTGAGGTTGAGAAGCGTCTCATCTTACAGACCTTGGAACTGACGGCGCAGAATCGCACCCGTGCAGCTCAAATGTTGGGAATTAGTATCAGAACTCTGAGAAACAAACTCAATGAATACAAGGAGAGTGTCGTATGAGTGGTGATCTTTTCGATAAAACCACAAATGCCTTAGCGACTTCCATGCGCATGAGGCAGCTTCGTCACAATGTGACGTCTTCGAACATCGCGAACGCAGAGACTCCGGGATACCATGCGAAAAAAATGGATTTCGAAGAGGCTTTGGGGCGCGCTCTGGACATGGATGGCGCAAACGGTCTGAGCACTAGCAGCAAAGAGCACTTTGCAGTGGGTGGTGTATCCGTTGCCAAGACCCGTCCCGATATTTACGAGAACCCTGAAGGGGCCGTGAATAATGACGGTAATACCGTAGACCTTGAGAAAGAAATGTCGGCTTTGTCAGAGAATGCGATCATGTACAAAACGGCACTTCAATTGATCAATAAAAAAATGGCGGCACTTAAATACGCAGCGGGCGACGGTCGGTAGATTTTTTAATAGGAGGCCAGGATGGCTGACTTTTTAACTGGTATGAGAATTAGCAGTAGTGGTATGGCAGCGCAAAGAATGCGCATGAATACCATTGCCAGCAATATTGCGAACATTAATACCACCCAGACTCCGGAGGGTGGCCCCTATCGCAGAAAAGACGTGGTCTTTGAAGCGATGCCTGATGCCAAAAATTTTGGCGAAATCATTACGGGCTCGGACCCTCATGGAAACATGCAGCGGGTCCAGGTCAGCGATGTGATCTCGGATCGCAAGGCGCCATTGTTGAAGTATGAGCCGGATCATCCTGATGCAAATCCAGATGGTTACGTGGCTTATCCTAATATCAACCTCATGGAAGAGATGACCAATATGATACAGTCATCGCGTTCTTACGAGGCAAACGTCTCTGCTTTGCAGGCGTCAAAAGATATGGCCATGAGCGCTTTGGAGATAGGAAGATAGTTCCTAGACCTGGCTAAAAAAGCAGGAATTTTAACAACGTTTAGATTACTATTTTATTAGGGAGAGGTGAAGCCATGGAAGGTTTTACGGTATCAAATGCCAATAGATTTCTCGACACTGGAAACATCCGTGATTCCAAGTCTTTGTCTGTCGAGGGACCTTCATCGATTAGTTCTACATCAGATACTGGTAAGAGCTTCGCCGACACTTTGAAAGATGCTGTTAGTTCTGTGAATGAGTTGCAAAAGTCTTCTGACACTTTTGCTCAGAACGTTGCCACAGGAAAAACAGATGACGTCGCTGGTGCGATGATCGCCGCTGAAAGAGCGGACATCGCGCTGAGAGTGATGGTTCAAGTACGTAACAAGATCATTGATGCGTATTCTGAAGTTATGAAAATGCAAGTGTGATTTACTGATTGTTTGATTTGTAGTTTGAGTATGTTTGCCCACTCTGAAGGATTCGGAGTGTTGACAAGAGGGTAGGGGTTACCTTGAACAAGATTTTCGGTGGATTGGTTGTCCAGTTTCGTGAGTTCTTTAAGAATCTCGGTCCAACCAAGAGGCTTTCAGTTATTGCAGTTTCTGTCATTGCCCTTGTGGCCTTGTCCACGATGTTTTTCATGGCGTCGGGTAAGGACTATGTACCTCTTTTTACAAATATCCCGACAGAGCAAGTTTCGACAATCGTAGCGAAGTTGAATGAAAAAAATATTCCATTCCAACTTCGTGATGGTGGCAAGACAGTAGCGATCCCTAAAGAACTTTTGGCTTCGACCCAAATGACTTTGATGGCAGAGATTGGCTCGCCAAAAATGGGAAATATCGGTCTTGAGCTTTTCGATAAGCAGGATTTCGGTGTAAATTCTTACGCTCAAAAGATCAATTATCAAAGAGCCCTTCAAGGTGAGTTGATGAGAGCGATCAACACTTTGACAGCGGTTAAGCAATCAAAAGTGATCTTGGCTCTTCCAGCAAAAAAGACTTTCCTTGAGGATGGTGGACAGGCGTCTGCTTCGGTGGTTGTTGAGCTGCACCAGGGCAAAGAGCTGAACGCGGACCAAGTTCGTGGTATTCGCTATTTGGTGGCGAATGCTGTTGAAGGCATGGATCCGGATAAAGTTGCCGTACTTGATGAACGCGGAAAAGTTTTGACTCGTGCTTCAGACGGTTCAACGGGTGGTTCGAATGAACTCATGGATCTGAAAGCTAAAGTAGAGCGCGACTTTGAAGAGCGTATTGAAGACATTCTTTCTAAAGTTGTAGGTCACGCCAAAGTTGTCGCAAAAGTAAATGCCACTTTAAATCATCGAGTCATTTCTTCAGTGGAAGAAATGGTGGACCCGGATAAAACCGCGATCAAATCGCAACAATCTGAAGAAGAGTCTTTGGATGGAGCCAGAACAAATCCTTCCGGTGTCCCAGGGTCTCGTTCCAATATTCCAGGGGCTGAAGATAACAACGGCCAAGTTGGATTTAAACAAGATGTTAAAAAAGAGTTGAAAACGATCAACTACGAAGTTCCTAAGACCGTTCGTAATATCAAAGAGACCGCTGGTAATTTGGAGCGCGTGAGCGTTGCCGTTGTGGTTGACGGCGTTGCTGTAACGACAACGAAGCCAGATGGTACAACGGAAACGAAATGGCAGCCTCGTTCTGCTGAAGAAGTTAAGAAGTACGAAGACCTCGTAAAGAATGCTATTGGGTTTAAAGCTGAACGTGGTGACAGCGTAAAAATTGAAACGATTCAGTTCCAACCGGAAGACTTCTCTGAAGCAGAAAAAATCCTGACGACACTAGAGCGTAAAAAGTTGATCCACGCTTTGTTCAAGTGGGCTTTGTTGGGCTTCTCTTTGGCATTGTTCTTCTTCATCGTCGTCCGTCCATTTATGCAATGGATTACCGATAGTTTCCAGGACTCTGTGGAGGAAATGTTGCCTCGTACAATTGAAGAACTAGAAGAATTGCAATCCGTTGATAGTACGCTTCCTGGTATGTCCACAGCTCTTCCTGTTTTGCAGGAATCTATTGATCCAGAAAAAGCGGAAAGTGAATTGCTCAAAGATCGCATCATGGCCACGATGGGCCGCGATGAAGAGAAAGCTGCAAATGCCTTTGGTATGTGGCTGGTTAGGAAGGATGGCTAATGAAACTTCATAGAGCCGAGAATATCGAGTATGAGAATCTAAAGGGCTTTGATAAAGCCGCAATCCTTATTAACTATCTGGGCCGCGATGCGGTGAAGGTTCTTTTGCGCCGTATGGATGATGCGGACATTCGCAAGCTGATCAATCAGATGAGCAAGCTGCGTGTCGTTCCAGTTCACGTGACAAAGCGTGTGTTGGAAGAGTTCTATGAAATGATCTCTGAGACTGAAGATTATATCTTCTCTGAAAGTATCTCTGCGAAAGATACCATCGTCGACGCCCTCGGTGAAGAAAGAGCCCGCGGTATCCTTGGGGGTTTGAATATTACTTCCGGTGGTTCGCGTTCTTTGGAATCTTTGGAGATGGTCGATGCGAAATCATTGGCGACCTTCCTGGTGAATGAGCATCCACAAACTGTGGCTGTGATCTTGGCGCATCTTGAGCCCGAGAAAAAAGGTGAGGTTCTTAAACGTCTTCCAGAAGCTCTTCAAGCCGAAGTGGTTCTGCGTATGGCAAACCTTGAACACGTCGATCCAGAGCTTATTGCCGAGATCGATCGTGTGTTGAAAAATCAATTATCAAATACCGCAACAGTCGAGCAGGCAAGTTTGGGCGGCGTTCAACCAGTGGCCGAAATGCTCAACGTTATGGACAAGAACACAGAGACTGCGATCATGTCTCGCCTGGAAGAGAAAGATCCTCTTTTGGCGGAAGAGATTCGCAAACTTATGTTCGTCTTCGACGACATCGTCAAAATCGACGACCGTGGAATTCAAACTCTTCTCAAAGAGGTTCCGAACGACAAACTTCTTCTCGCTCTCAAAACTTCGAGCGAAGAGATCCGCGTCAAGGTCTTCAAGAATATCTCTGCTCGTGCGGCCGAGATGTTGCGCGAAGACTTGTCAAACATGGGACCTTCTCGTTTGTCAGACGTCGAGTCTGCACAACAAGAGATCGTCAATGCGGCTCGTCGCCTAGAGGCGGAAGGCAAAATCCTAATTGCAAGAGGCGGTTCAGAAGATGCCATGGTCTAATAGCGGCTCTAACAGCGGATCAGGTAGTGGTGTTGGCAGCAGCAACACTAGAAATGGTTCTCAAATCCGTAAGGCAAAGTCGGTTCTATCCAAAGAATTGGCTGATGAGTCGGTTTTGGATTTTGTACCAATGCGCTTTGATTTGGGTACGCCGAATCAAGCCATGCAGTACATTAATGAAAAACAACGCGGTTCTGATTTCCGCATGAACGATGCCGTTCGTGTTCAGACTGGCGTTGACCAAGTTGAAAAAGTAAATGAAGAAGAAAAAGTTGAGGCAGCAGCCCTTGAAAAGCTTAAAGAGATTCAAGAGCAAGCTTATCAACAGGCTTATGAGCTAGGCCTTGAAGAGGGTCGCAAAGAGGCCTTCGAAAAGGTGTCCGCTGAAATTGCGGAACGCATGGGTTCATTGGATCAGCTTCTTCTGGGCGTGAAAGAATTGAAGACAGAGATGGCTTCTTTCAATGAATCGCATTTGATGAAGTTGGTATTCCAGATGGCAGCGCGCATTGCGAAAACCCAGTTGGAAGGCAATAACGAAGCGATGGTGCAGATCCTTCGCGATGCGGTCGGCTTGGCTCAGGATGAAGAAGAGATCACGGTCCATGTTTCTCAGTCTCAATTCGAATTCCTTGAGGAATTGAAAAAAGAAACCAGTCGCGAATTTGAATTTACCAAAAAGATCCGTTTTGAACCCCATGCCGACGTCAATGATGGCGGCTGCATCGTAGAGACGAATTATGGGGAAGTCGATGCCCGTGTTGAACAACGGGTGCAACAACTTTGGACAACTCTTTCTGAAAATATGCCTAAGGTAAAACCTAGGATTGCAGTCTAATGAGTGAACTTGAAATCAATCTGGAAAAGTATTCTGATATTATTGATACCGTCCATTTGACTCGCGATAGTGGCAAGGTGACGGAAGTGAATGGGATGCTTATCAAGGGTTACCTTCCCGGTGCCAGTGTTGGCAGCATTGTGCAAATCGCTCCCGCGGGGATGGAAAAGACTTTCTTGGCGGAAGTCGTTGGTTTCAAAGACAAGCATGTTCTGATGATGGCTCTCAATGATATGAGAGGCGTCGCTTTAGGCTCTAAAATCATTCTATCTCGTCAAATTGCAACAGTTCGAGCCGGCGAAGAGCTTCTCGGTCGCGTTGTGGATGGTTTGGGTCGCCCGTTGGATGATAAGGGTGAAGTCGAAAATTTCCGTGAAGTTCCTTTGTACAGTGAAGTAAAAAACCCCTTGGCTCGCCGGCCTATTCGCGAACCTATTGATTTAGGGATTCGCGCTATTAATGGAGCATTAACCGCTGGTCTAGGTCAGCGTGTCGCAATTATGGCGGGTTCTGGTGTGGGTAAGTCCGTCCTTTTGGGGATGATGGCCCGAAACACCAATGCTGACGTGAACGTAATTGCCATGATCGGTGAGCGGGGCCGTGAGGTTCGCGAATTCATCGAGCATGATTTGGGCCCGGAAGGCATGGCCCGCTCTGTGGTGGTGTGTGTGACCAGTGATCAAAGTCCCTTACTTAGAATGCGTGGAGCCTATGTCGCAACGGCAATGGCTGAGTACTTCTGTTCGCAAGGTAAGAATGTACTTTTGATGATGGATTCGGTCACTCGTTTTGCCATGGCTCAACGTGAAATCGGTCTCAGTACCGGAGAGCCACCTTCGCAAAAAGGTTACACCCCAAGTGTGTTCGCGACTTTGCCTAAGTTGTTGGAGCGCGCCGGTTCCTTCGAAGGCGAAGGCAGTATCACAGGCTTTTACACCACTCTCGTAGAGGGTGATGATATGAATGATCCTATCGGGGACTCTGTGCGTTCGATCGTGGATGGCCATATCGTGCTCAGTCGTGCTTTGGCCCAACGTGGTCACTTCCCGGCAATTGACGTCATGCAAAGTGCGAGTCGTGTTATGAAGGCCGTCTCTTCCCCTGAGCACGTGAAACTTGCACAAAAACTGCGTGAGACTCTGGCAGTCTATAAAGATGCCGAGGATTTGATTAACATCGGTGCTTATAAGCCGGGTTCAAATCCAAAGATTGATAAAGCTGTAAAAGTCATTGATCAGGTCAACGATTTCCTAAAACAAAGAGTCGAAGACCCGACCAACTTCAATAGTACCGTCA belongs to Bdellovibrio svalbardensis and includes:
- the fliG gene encoding flagellar motor switch protein FliG, translated to MKLHRAENIEYENLKGFDKAAILINYLGRDAVKVLLRRMDDADIRKLINQMSKLRVVPVHVTKRVLEEFYEMISETEDYIFSESISAKDTIVDALGEERARGILGGLNITSGGSRSLESLEMVDAKSLATFLVNEHPQTVAVILAHLEPEKKGEVLKRLPEALQAEVVLRMANLEHVDPELIAEIDRVLKNQLSNTATVEQASLGGVQPVAEMLNVMDKNTETAIMSRLEEKDPLLAEEIRKLMFVFDDIVKIDDRGIQTLLKEVPNDKLLLALKTSSEEIRVKVFKNISARAAEMLREDLSNMGPSRLSDVESAQQEIVNAARRLEAEGKILIARGGSEDAMV
- a CDS encoding tetratricopeptide repeat protein, with amino-acid sequence MNALRNVLVAGCLIFSLVPALAASVNGAISFQGDTVHLELSGQQNWDYDVKRSESKGKTVVEMTVPALDDSTVQALNNFKSEMVTQVSVDRKGPDGKYLVYFTLSGASIDTFDYLTDQPSRLIVDFYVNPSAKADKKSVAKKEPTTKADSAKSSKALAKNKTDKTRTPATADALAIADQGAAVALNDSAAQRGIFDGGDPNYERFTIKPYDIKEESVIRAKDNYYIPFPMLETPVSYWEKLKNTPTIYEISPKPTDENKQARLLLTLFEKQRYAVYLKTVQWFKEKYPTSQYNEVIDFMTADVHLALSQGAEHAKSYEDAIQKYKEAIAKYPQSPLAERTSLKIGYLALERGDNLAALRLFNEHIANKNFGGKESLSKDLARMGSGLAYMRLNRWEDAVAQYEDIEKNSIHRDLKVEAAYRRGDVWIKAKNYAKATSEYQNALKKYPEGQTFFPNAYYNQAESLFGMQKYPQSLDLYREFVKKFPSSEHAPFAMTRMGELLEILGADKSRVMGAYLETYFRYGENPSAVISRLRLLSTRMKGMKPKETDNAVKEIMSLAKKVDLPNIEQFATVMVADGYTQRGEFDKSISLLSKYYKEHPTSVDIPLMTQRIVTNINNKLEDQVNDGNFIGALKTHNQYSDSWLKNSKRLDTKFNVGRAFEMAGVPIESEKYYKDVLNRVYAIRGTPEAKEISVKERVPTEDELNLRLAAVSTNEQKYNQAYEYLKNVKTPEKLSELEQIERVNIAVRLLERRGDNESAIRYLGELLRTWKGQPELVAEPYLKLAELQIKQGKKDEALQALGMIDKLSKDSDHVSPVVHAKALESMGDIYLAKNSKDQAIDAYQTLLEKYEQTRPLSSIRYKLGQIYFKRGDMQLAAETWNEFKGEKSGFWKNLAQEQLKNSEWRDGYKKYIKRIPAMSEKESK
- a CDS encoding sigma 54-interacting transcriptional regulator produces the protein MSYFDFDALHIEDRKMNEAKQLSLQLAPTQASLLIVGDAGVGKTSLARYIYTKSRSPRLYVLECRNPGGFDFSRVDGGTLMIEDLDCASSALQTELMKLAERTDGTKPRFISTSRRDLRAMVKQDQFRQDLFYKVAVVHLELPRLEDRSVDFQNIVNFILEVSQIMHGKSGLRLAADAYSRLNSWNWPGNIRELENVIERSVVLAKNSTIGPEAIQFEAVAEDMSVDFAPGMSLSEVEKRLILQTLELTAQNRTRAAQMLGISIRTLRNKLNEYKESVV
- the flgC gene encoding flagellar basal body rod protein FlgC — its product is MADFLTGMRISSSGMAAQRMRMNTIASNIANINTTQTPEGGPYRRKDVVFEAMPDAKNFGEIITGSDPHGNMQRVQVSDVISDRKAPLLKYEPDHPDANPDGYVAYPNINLMEEMTNMIQSSRSYEANVSALQASKDMAMSALEIGR
- a CDS encoding FliI/YscN family ATPase — encoded protein: MSELEINLEKYSDIIDTVHLTRDSGKVTEVNGMLIKGYLPGASVGSIVQIAPAGMEKTFLAEVVGFKDKHVLMMALNDMRGVALGSKIILSRQIATVRAGEELLGRVVDGLGRPLDDKGEVENFREVPLYSEVKNPLARRPIREPIDLGIRAINGALTAGLGQRVAIMAGSGVGKSVLLGMMARNTNADVNVIAMIGERGREVREFIEHDLGPEGMARSVVVCVTSDQSPLLRMRGAYVATAMAEYFCSQGKNVLLMMDSVTRFAMAQREIGLSTGEPPSQKGYTPSVFATLPKLLERAGSFEGEGSITGFYTTLVEGDDMNDPIGDSVRSIVDGHIVLSRALAQRGHFPAIDVMQSASRVMKAVSSPEHVKLAQKLRETLAVYKDAEDLINIGAYKPGSNPKIDKAVKVIDQVNDFLKQRVEDPTNFNSTVRMMQQILINA
- the fliF gene encoding flagellar basal-body MS-ring/collar protein FliF; translation: MNKIFGGLVVQFREFFKNLGPTKRLSVIAVSVIALVALSTMFFMASGKDYVPLFTNIPTEQVSTIVAKLNEKNIPFQLRDGGKTVAIPKELLASTQMTLMAEIGSPKMGNIGLELFDKQDFGVNSYAQKINYQRALQGELMRAINTLTAVKQSKVILALPAKKTFLEDGGQASASVVVELHQGKELNADQVRGIRYLVANAVEGMDPDKVAVLDERGKVLTRASDGSTGGSNELMDLKAKVERDFEERIEDILSKVVGHAKVVAKVNATLNHRVISSVEEMVDPDKTAIKSQQSEEESLDGARTNPSGVPGSRSNIPGAEDNNGQVGFKQDVKKELKTINYEVPKTVRNIKETAGNLERVSVAVVVDGVAVTTTKPDGTTETKWQPRSAEEVKKYEDLVKNAIGFKAERGDSVKIETIQFQPEDFSEAEKILTTLERKKLIHALFKWALLGFSLALFFFIVVRPFMQWITDSFQDSVEEMLPRTIEELEELQSVDSTLPGMSTALPVLQESIDPEKAESELLKDRIMATMGRDEEKAANAFGMWLVRKDG
- the fliE gene encoding flagellar hook-basal body complex protein FliE, giving the protein MEGFTVSNANRFLDTGNIRDSKSLSVEGPSSISSTSDTGKSFADTLKDAVSSVNELQKSSDTFAQNVATGKTDDVAGAMIAAERADIALRVMVQVRNKIIDAYSEVMKMQV
- the flgB gene encoding flagellar basal body rod protein FlgB, whose product is MSGDLFDKTTNALATSMRMRQLRHNVTSSNIANAETPGYHAKKMDFEEALGRALDMDGANGLSTSSKEHFAVGGVSVAKTRPDIYENPEGAVNNDGNTVDLEKEMSALSENAIMYKTALQLINKKMAALKYAAGDGR
- a CDS encoding FliH/SctL family protein; the protein is MPWSNSGSNSGSGSGVGSSNTRNGSQIRKAKSVLSKELADESVLDFVPMRFDLGTPNQAMQYINEKQRGSDFRMNDAVRVQTGVDQVEKVNEEEKVEAAALEKLKEIQEQAYQQAYELGLEEGRKEAFEKVSAEIAERMGSLDQLLLGVKELKTEMASFNESHLMKLVFQMAARIAKTQLEGNNEAMVQILRDAVGLAQDEEEITVHVSQSQFEFLEELKKETSREFEFTKKIRFEPHADVNDGGCIVETNYGEVDARVEQRVQQLWTTLSENMPKVKPRIAV